Genomic segment of Maricaulis maris:
CGCCCATGCTCGACGTGGTGGTGTCCTCCCGCGGCCGCGGCGGGCACAGGCTCGGCCAGATCGAGGAATGGTTCGTCGAGCAGCTGGTCCTGGGCGACACCTTCATCTTCGCCGGACAGGTGCTGCGCTTTGTCGGCATCGAGGAGATGGCGGCGCGGGTCACCCGGGCGGCCGACGCCGATCCGAAAGTGCCGTCCTACCAGGGCGGGAAATTCCCGCTCTCCACCTATCTCGCCGAGCGCGTCCGCGACCTCGTGCAGGACCCCGGGCAATGGGATCGGCTGCCCAGCCAGGTCCGCGACTGGTTGAGCCTGCAGCAGCAGCGCTCGCGCCTGCCCGATGCGAACGGGCTCCTGGTCGAGACCTTCCCGCGCTCGGGCCGCTATCATCTCGTTTGCTATCCGTTCGAGGGCCGCCTCGCGCATCAGACGCTCGGCATGTTGCTGACCCGGCGTCTCGAGCGGCTGGGCCTGCGACCGATGGGCTTTGTCGCCAATGAGTACGCGGTCTCGGTCTGGGGCTTGCGCGATCTCTCGGGGGTCGATTTTGACGGCCTCTTCGATGAGGACATGATGGGCGATGACCTCGATGCCTGGCTGGCCGAGAGCCAGCTCATGAAACGCACCTTCCGCAATTGCGCGGTGATCGCCGGGCTGATCGAGCGGCGTTTTCCGGGCATGGAGAAAACCGGTCGCCAGGTCACTTTCTCCACCGACCTCATCTATGACGTGCTGCGCGAGCACGAGCCCGACCATGTCCTGCTGCGGGCGGCCTGGCAGGACGCCGCTGCCGGGCTGCTCGATATCCGCCGTCTCGGCGAGGCACTGGCCCGCGTTCGCGGGCGCGTCACCCATATTGCCCTCGACCGCATCTCGCCGCTGGCCGTGCCGGTGATGCTGGAGATCGGCAAGGAACCGGTCTATGGCGAGGGCCATGACAGCATCCTCGAGGACGCTGCCGAGGACCTGATCGCGGAGGCCGTCCGGCTTGACTGACACGCTCACCGACCATGCGTTCCAGCTCGCGGGTGAGACCGCCATCGCCGATGCGGACGGGGTGCTTGTCCTGCCCGACCAGCGCGCCTTGATCGTCTCGGACCTTCATTTCGAGAAGGGCTCGTCCTTTGGCATCGGGGGGCAGATGCTGCCGCCCTATGACACCCGGACCACGCTGCGCCGTCTGGCGACCGCGCTGTCCCGTCACCGGCCGCGGACGGTGATTGCGCTCGGCGACAGCTTCCACGACCGACACGCCGACAGCCGGATGGACGGAGCCGATGTTGAACGCCTGACCGACCTGGTCGACAGCGTCAACTGCTGGGTCTGGATCGAGGGCAATCACGATCCGGCGCCGCCGCCTCATTTTGGCGGCGAGGTTCGTCAGACGCTGGCGCTCGGGACATTGCTGTTGCGCCACGAGCCGACCGAAGGTCCCGCTCCCGGCGAAATCGCGGGACATCTGCATCCGTGCGCGAAGGTGCGCGGAAAGGGACGCTCGGTTCGCGCTCGCTGCTTTGCAACGGACGGTACGCGCCTGATCATGCCCGCCTTCGGCGCCTATACCGGCGGGCTCAATGTCTGTGATCCGGCATTTGCGCGTTGTTTCGGACAAATCCCCGACGCGCTGGTGATGGGACGGTCGCGGATCTATCCCGTCGCGGCAAGGTCCTGCGTCCCGGACGGCCGTTAGCCGGCGGCGACCGGGTATATTCCCAGCATGGCGAGGGCCGACAGGCCGGCCCCCAGGGTCAGGATGGAGCGGAGGCGGCCATACCAGGCCGGCAGGATCTCGCGGCGGACCGCCAGACTGTCCCAGCGCCAGTGCAGGATCAGTCCGGCAAACACGGTTGCGAAGGCGATCTCCGGCTGTCCGGCCCAGTACAGGAAAGCCGCGCCAAGCCCGACAAGGCTGGGCAGGATCGACAGGACATAGAGTCCGCCACTGCCGGTCCCGTCCGGCGCCAGGCCGCGGCCCCATCGCACGCCGCCAAGAAAGCCCAGAATGATCGCGGCATAGACAGTATAAAGCCCGCCTTCTGCCGCCGGGCTACGACCGGTCAGAGCGGCCTGTACGGTCAGGGCGACCGGAATCCAAAACGGGATCCAGCCGGCAAGACCGAGCCAGAGAGGGGATCGGGGGATGGTGTCGTGCGTGCTCATTCGCCATATCTAGGCGGCAAAGCGTCCTCGAAAAGGGATCAGCGGCGGTTGAAGGCGAGATTGGCGAGATAGCCTGCAATCATGGCGATCAGGACACAGAAGAGTCCGTAGAGCGCGGGCATATTGTTGGCAAATTCGTATACGAAGCGCTCGAGTCCCGCCTTCTCTACCCGCAGGCTGGTTGAGCGGCTGGCGATCGGTCGGCCGTCGCGAAAGAGATAGACTTCTGCCACATAATTGCCGATCGGGGTCAGTGGCGGCAGGGCGATCGTCGCCCGGAACAGGCCGCCATCGAGGATTTCGACACCGCGCTGGGCTTCGGCGAAGACATTGTCTCGCCGCCCGGCGCGCGCGATTGCGTTGAGATAGGCGCTCACTTCGTCCTCACGGATCATCTCGGGGATCGGGTCTTCGGCATCGCCAGCGTCGGATGCCCGGGCATCGGTATCATCGGACGCCAAGGCCCCGCTCAGGACCCAGCTCGGCACCATCGCTGCCGCATTGGCCTGCAGCATGGCATCGAGCCCGACCCCGCTGCGCGCCAGCTCTTCCGGCCCGGAGATCGTATCGAGCGGCAGCGAGGTCGCGATGGCGTAATAGCTTGGCACATCGTCGAATTCCAGCGGGGCGGAATTGACCCAGATGCCGAAATTGCGGGCCTTGCGCATGACCCGGAGATCGCGGCCCGGTCCGCGCAGGACGACCACAATCTCGTCGCGGATGGTCAGGCCGCGGGTGGCGCCGTAAAGCACCAGCTCGGCACCGGCAAAATCCTCGCGGATCTCAACCGTCTCCTGGGTCAGCGCGGCGACAATTCCCGGGGCCTCGGTCGCGATCTGCGGCTGGGTTTGGAGGCTCAGCGCCAGAAGAAGGGCGGTGATCATCTCAGAACCCCTCCCCGGATCCGTGCGGCAGGATGACGAACAGGTCCGCCGGGGTCACGACCAGGTCCCAGGCCATTTTCAGACACACGGCCACGACAAGGGTCGCCAGCAGGGCCCGCAATTCCTCCGCCTTCACATTGCGCCCGACACGGGTCCCGAACTGGGCCCCGATCACCCCACCCACGGTCAGAAGAAGGGCGAGCATGATATCGACGGTATGGTTCTGGGCCGCTTGCAGGAAAGTGGTCAGCGCGGTCACGAAGAGGATCTGGAAGAGCGAGGTCCCGACCACGACATTGGTGGGCATGCGCAGCATGTAGATCATGGCGGGAACCATGATGAAGCCGCCGGCCACACCCATGATGGCGACCAGTGTGCCGACGAAGAAGCCGATGAAGATCGGCGGCAGGACCGAGATATAAAGCCCGGAGGCGGGGAAGCGCATTTTCAGAGGCAGGCGGGAAATCCAGCCGCGGCGGCGGATCGGTCGCTTGGCTGCAGACTTGTCCGGGTTGGCGCTGCGCAGGATGGAGCGCACGCTTTCGATCATCATCAGCCCGCCGACAATGCCGAGAAACCCGACGTAACTCAGGGAGATGATGAGATCGATCTGGCCCAGTCCACGCAGCAGCGCGAACAGCTGGACGCCGGCGATCGACCCGGTCGAGCCACCGATCAGCAGCAGGACCCCCATTTTTAGATCAAGTGTCTTTCGTCGCCAGTGCGGAAAGACGGCAGAGGCCGAGGAGGCGACAATCTGGTTGGCGCCGGTCGACACGGCGACCGCCGGCGGGACGCCGATGAAGATCAGGAGCGGGGTCATCAGGAAGCCACCGCCGACCCCGAACATGCCGGACAGGAAGCCGACACCGAGGCCCAATCCGAGCAAAAGGAAGATGTTGACTGAAATTTCCGCGATCGGGAGGTAGATCTGCACCGCCGATCAACCCGCAGCCGCGCGTTCGAGCCGTTCGACGAGAACAGCATCAACGCGACCGGTGCGGGGGAGGCCCTGGTCGGCTTCAAATTGCATGATCGCGTCGCGGGTACGTCCGCCAATTTCGCCATCAATCGGACCCGGGCCATAGCCGAGGACGGACAGGAAGCCCTGGGCCCGCCTCACCATGGCCGGATCGGTGGTCGCAACTCGCTCCCACGGCAGGTCCGCATAGAGGCCATTGGCTTCGCCATCGAGCGGGCGCGGGGTGAAGCTCGCAGCGGTCGACTGCGCCGCTTCCAGGGCGGCCGGCTCGATCATTTCTGCCAGGGTCGCTGCGCGCTCGGTCGCCGTCGGATCACTGTCGCTGGCGGCGATGGTGAACCAGGCATAGGCGTCGGGCAGGCTCAGCGGAACGCCGTCGCCGGTCTCGTAGAGCAGGGCCAGATTGAACTGGGAATCGCGCAGGCCAAGCAGGGATGCCTCCTGGAACCAGCGTGCCGCGGTTTCCATGTCCTGTGCGACACCGGTTCCATAGTAGTACATCACACCCAGATTGTGCATGGCGCGTCGATGGCCGGCATTGGCGGCCCTCTCGGTCCAGCGGCGGGCATCCTCCAGATTGATCTCGACGCCTTCGCCGGTCTCGAGGAGTTTGCCATAGCGGTACTGGGCGGCCGGGACACCCTGTTCAGCGGCCCGGCGGAGCAGAATGGCGGCGGTCGCGGCGTCGCCGTTTTCCAGGGCGCGCAGGCCGAGCTGATAGCGGGCGACCGGATTGCCGTCAGCGGCGGCGCTTTCGAGCGTCACGGCACGGCTTGCCCCGGACCGCTCGGAGGCGCGCTCTGACGCACGGTCGGACGCTCGCTCACGCGGCGAAGCGCTGGACGGGGCTGCGCCGGTCTCGGCAGGCAGGCTGGTGCCGGTCGAGTCGGCAACCTGGTTGGCCGGTGCGCGGGTCGCGTCTGCCGGCGCCCGGGTCTGGGCCAGCTGCGCGGTGTCGGGCGAGGCCGGTGTTTGCGAAGCTGCGCCACGCGCCACCTCGGCCATGGCTGGCGTCTGCGGCCGCGCGGTCGTCCCGGCACCCGCGGGTGCCGTGGTGGTGCCCGACAGGTCGGCTTCAACCTGGGCAATGAAATTACGCTCGGCCTGGGCGTCGGCAGCGACGCGCTCGCCATCACCCTGCCAGGCTTCCCAGATCAGCAGGGCACCGGCGCCGGACAGCATGACCAGCGCGATCACCGGGAGGGTGTAGAGCAGGCCGCGGCCAAGCTTCGATTGCGGGGCCGGTCGCTGCGCCGCCTCGCTTGTCTGACCGGGCAGGCCGGCCCGGGTCCGCTCGCGCGCGGCGGCCAGGAAGTCGGCATCGGCGGTCGCGCCCATGCGCTGGGGGCGAGCGGGTTGTGCCGGCTGCGGCACCGGACCGCGGGCCTGGGGCTGAGCAGCCGGACGGGGCTGGACTGCGGCGTGCGCCGCCTGGTCACGCAGGATTGGCGAGGCGACCGGTGCAGGCTGTGCGGCGGCAACCGGTTTTGCGGCTGCGGTTTCCGTCAGAAACGGGTCATCGCCATCAATGGCAAAACCGCCGCTCGGAGTCTCGGCTTGGGGCGGCGGCGAGAGCGGCGTGTCGAAATCGATGGCGTCGGCCGCATCCGCCTGAGTGGCAGGTTTGGCGTCGGTCTTCGTCTCAGTCTCGTCCTCAGTCTCGGGCGTGTCGCTGGCCGGTTTGCCGCGCCCTTCAATCGCCTCGAGGCGATCGGCGAGGGCGGACATGGCGCGCTGGACCGGAGACAGGGCCTGCTCGGTCTCGGCGCGCACGGCGCTCATGCGATCCTTGACGCCGGCGAGGGCATCCTCGATGCGCTGGGCGGTGCGTTCCTCGGACTGGCGCAGGCGTTCTTCCAGAGAGTCGTCCCGTCCCGACTGCTCCAGCCGGTCCATCATCTGGGCCATGCGGTCGGTGGCGGTTTCGACCAGGGTGGAGGCGCGCTCCTCCGACTTCACGATGCGATCGCCGAGGGCACGGCCAAGACGGCTGACCTCCTCGCCCATCCGCTTCATCGAGTCTTTCTGTTCCTGCCGCACTTCGTCGAGGCGCCGGTCGAGCTTTTGCTCGGACTGGTTCTCGCGCAGGGCATCGGCAGCGCGACGCTCGCTCTCGGTCAGGCGGCGATCAATCGCGCCGGCGAGCTTGGTGATCTCTTCGCCGAGGCGGGCCATGTTGTCGCCCTGGCGACGTTCGGCGGTATCGATCCGGTCGAGGGCCTTGGCGAGGGCGTCTTCGAGGCGGTCCACGCGGGGCTCGGCCGCGGCCTTGCTGAGGGCCTGGCTGACCTGGTTGCGGGTTTCCGCGATGGTGCGGGCGACGTCATCGGTCAGACGTTCAAAGCGGCGTTCCAGCTCGACCGTATCGGAGGAGTTGCGTGTTTCGAGCTGGCGCAGGCGGTCATCGAGACGGGTGAAGGAGGTTTCCAGCAATCGGGCCGCATCATTGGTGACGCGCTCGCTGCCCTCGATGCGGGCCTTGAGCATTTCTGTCGAGGTCTGAAGACCGGACAGGGTTTCCGCGGTGCGGTCCTCACGCGTCTTGTTGAGCGTGCTGAACTGATCAGCCCGGTTCTCCAGGCGCGCAAGCCGGTCCTCGAGGGTCTCGGCGAGGCGCTTGGTGTCGGTATCGACCTCATGGACGCGAGCAGCGGTGTCATTTTCGTGCTCATAAAGCCGGCGTGCGAGCTTCATGATCGTGGTTTCGACGGCCTTGACGGTCTCGGGCGAGGCGCCGCCGGCACTGCCATTCGTCTCCAGCGACTGGACCCGCTGGCCCAGCGCATCCTGTGACTTCTGAACCCGCTCGAGGCTGGTCCGCGCGCTGTCCAGCTGTGCGTTCGTGCGCTCGGCCGTCTTGGTGATTTTCTCGGCGAGCTGCGTGATCGCCTTGTCGATGCCGCCGAGCGTGCGCGAGGACATCGCCTCGCTGCTGTCGATGCGCTCGGACAGGCGATTGACCATCGCCCGCAGCAGCTTGTCCTCGTCCTCGTTCAGGGAGGGCTGTCCGCCAAAGCCCGGGAAGGCTTCCAGGGCGTCGTCCCAGTGCGGTGAGGCGGGGTCATTGTCTTCGAGAATGACCCGGTTGAGCCAGTCGCCGAGGGTCAGGCCCTCGCGACGCGCAGCCGTCTTGGCTCTCGCCCGGGCGCGGGGATCAATCCCCTTAACGCTCCATGGACCACCCAAAGACGACATGTTGATTCGCTCACTTATTCTAACCTGCGGAACCGTATTCCGTGGTTAATATGGTGTAAACCAAGGGTGGAGACCCAATATGTAGTGTTTCCACATCAATTCTCAGATCAGCACGCAGGAGCGCGAAATCCTGAGTCTGAACAAGGCTCTGACTCGGTTAATGGCGGGTAAAATATGTGGATAAGTCCGCGTGGTGACTCAGTTTTGGCCCGGGGTGTCGGCCGGGTCTTCTTCGGGGTCTTCTTCGTGATCTTCTTCGTGATCTTCATCGGGGACGAAGAAGCAGGGTGCCAGCGATTGCAGTTGCGCGCTCATCGCCATCGCCTCGCGGGAAGGCGGCAGGCTGGCGGCAGCCGGCAGGCTGCGGGCAATGTCGAACAGCAGCCAGGCGGTCTCGACATCGCCCTGGCTCGCGACGAAGCGGCCGCCATGCCAGAAGGCCATGGGGGCATAGGGGTCATCGATGGCGCTGGCGGCGAACAGGGCCGGCAGGTTCATGTCCGCAAAGGCGTCGGGCTGGTTGCTGCGAACCGCGGCCAGGGCCTGGGCGGCGAGCAGGTTCGCAGCCGCCCCTTCCAGGCCTTGGCGATGCAGGTGCTCGCGCAGCGTGGTGATGGCGGCGGGACGATCTGTCTGCATCGCACTGATGGCGGCCATCAGGGCCTCGAAGCCCGGATTGCCGATCCCGGCGGCGGTGATCTGGCTGATCCGCGAGCAGACCGGCGCGCGGGAGTCGCCGCGGCACGGGCCCTGATGGTGCGAGATCTGGTACAGGGCAAGATAGGCGCCGGACGGGTCGGCTCGCCGCTGGGCGGCATTGGCGGCGGCAAGGAAATCGGCCTCCGTCGGGGCGGCTGACGGGCGCGTGGCGGCGTCGAGTCCGGCCTGTAGGAGGCGGCGGATCGCCGGATCGTCGATCTGGTAGCTGTCGGCGCGGGCCGGAGCGAGCCCTTCCGGCCAGGGGAAGGCGGCCTCGTCCTCAAAGCTGCTCAGCCGGGTCCAGGTCTCGCGGCGACCCTCGGGGCTGGACGGGCTGAACACCAGAAAGCTGAAAGCGGCGGGTATGCCCGCCTCATTGTTCAGGGTTGCCAGCGCGTCGGGATGGACGGGAACGGTGTGCTGTAGCCAGCCGCGAAACAGCGCGGCCGGCCGACCGGCGCCGAGGCCGTCATCGGCATGGGTGAAGACCGGGGAGCCGTCCGGCTCGCGGCGCACTTCATTGACGCCGTCTTCGCTCAGCGTCGAGACCAGTCCGGCCTCGGCCAGGCGCACGCCCATGGCGGCCTCGATCCAGAACCGGTCAAAGGCGGTGCCGCCGGGGCCGGTGACCTGATCCAGTGTTCCGTCCCGGGTGTAGAAGGCGAAGGTATTCATCTGCCGGTGGACATGGGAGACGAAGGGTTCGTTGCGCATCACCGGTCCGTCGAGGGCCGGTGTCCGGGTCAGGGTCCGCGACGTGATGAAATCCTGAATGACGGTCTCGGCCTCGCCGGTCTCGGTGACATAGCCGTCGCCGATCACGATCTCGCGTTGTTCGCGAGCCAGCTCGGTGCCGTCGAGGGCCGTGCGCACGATCTGCCAGCGCGTGCGCAGGACCGCCTCGCTCCTATCGCCGCGCAGGGCCAGATAGCTGTCCCGATCCAGATGCGGCCCGACCACGGTATAGGCCTCGGCCGAGGTGTCCGGCGGGCTCTGGTCGGGTGTGGTCTCCGGAATGCCGGGCTGTTCGGCCAGGATGGAGAAGCCCGGATCGGGTTGCCCGGCCTGGGCAAGCGCCAGGGCGGGTGTCGCGGGCAGGAGAAGGGCGAGGGCGGGCAGGGCAAGGTAACGCAACATGGCCGCGACTGTGCCGTGCCTGCGGGGACAATGAAAGGGGGTAAGGCCGGCGAGGCGGTGCTGTCGGGAGAATCCGGATTGTCATATATTTGACGTTGACGTTCGCGTCACTTCGTGAGCACCATTCACCCCATGATCAAGCCTGTCGCTCCCGATGCGGAATTCACCATTCGCGAACTTGCGCACGAGTTCGATATAACGCCGCGCACGCTGCGTTTTTACGAACAGAAGGGGATGATCAACCCGCTACGCCGCGGTGCTTCCCGGGTCTACACGGCCGAGGATCGTGCCCGTGTCGAACTGATTCTGCGCGGCAAGCGGGTCGGTTTCGCGCTCGACGAGATCAAGGAAATCCTCGATCTGCAGGCCATTGACCGGGGCGGCCGCGAGCGGCTGGGTCCGGCCATCAAGCGCTTCGAGCATCGCATTACCGTGCTGCAGCAGCAGCGTGAGGATGTCGAGCGGGCCCTCGCCGAACTGACCGCCGGTCTCGACTGGATGCGCGAGCGTCTGGAGGATCGCACCCCGCCGGACGATGTGCGTCGCCGGGCTCGCGCCTTCGAGGCCCTGGCCGCCGCCCATCTGGAAGACTGGAGCGGCCTGTCGCCGGGTTGATCCCGCGCCGCCGCCCCGACCAAGCCTCAAGACAACAACACGACCAATTCACACCCCGCTCCCCGGAGACCCATCATGACAACCCCGTATCGCGCCCCGGTTCGTGACCAGCGTTTTGTCCTCCACGACGTGCTCAACATCACCCAGTATGCCGATCTGCCCGGCTTTGCCGATGCGGACGCCGACACGATCGACGCCATCCTCGAAGAGGGCGGCAAGTTCTGTGAAGGCGTGCTCGCTCCGCTCTCGAAAGTGGGCGACGAGGAAGGCTGTACACGGGATGCGGACGGCAATGTGAAGACGCCGACCGGCTTCAAGGAAGCCTTCAAGCAGATGTCGGAAGGCGGCTGGACGGCGCTGTCCTCGGACCCGACCTATGGCGGTCAGGGCCTGCCGCACGTGCTCAATCTCGCCTTCAACGAGATGGTCTCGTCCTCGAACATGGCTTTCGGCATGTATCCGGGCCTGACGCTGGGCGCCGCCGCGGCGCTGGCGACCGGGGGCTCGGACGAGCAGAAGGCGCTCTACCTGCCGAAGATGATCTCCTGCCAGTGGGGCGGGACGATGAACCTGACCGAGCCGCATTGCGGCACCGATCTGGGTCTCCTGCGCACCAAGGCCGTGCCGCAGGCCGACGGCTCCTACAAGATCACCGGTCAGAAGATCTGGATCTCCTCCGGCGAACACGACATGGCGGAAAACATCGTCCACCTCGTGCTGGCCCGCATCGAGGGCGCGCCGGAAGGCGTCAAGGGCATCTCGCTCTTCGTGGTCCCCAAGCACATCCCCGACGAGAATGGCGATCCCGGGACGCGCAACTCGCTGAAGTGCGGCGGTCTCGAGCACAAGATGGGCATCCACGGCAATGCTACCTGCGTCATGGACTATGATGAGGCGACCGGCTGGCTCGTCGGTGACGAAAACAAGGGCCTCAAGATCATGTTTATCATGATGAATGAGGCGCGACTGGGTGTCGGCCTGCAGGGCTATGCCCTGGCCGAGGCGGCCTATCAGCAATCGCTCGGCTTTGCCCGCGATCGCCTGCAGGGCCGCTCGCTGACCGGACCGAAGAACCCGGATGGCCCGGCCGATCCGATCATCGTCCATCCGGACGTGCGCCGCATGCTGATGGACCAGAAGTCCTTCGTCGAAGCGTCGCGCTGCTTTGCCCTGTGGACCGCCTTGCAAGGCGATCTCGAGGAAAAGGCGACTGATCCGGCGATGCGCGAAAAGGCCGGCGATTACATGGCGCTGCTGACCCCGGTGGTGAAGGGTTACCTGACCGGCAAGGGCTATGACATGGTCTCGTCGGGCCTGCAGATCCATGGCGGTTCCGGCTTCACCGAGGAGTGGGGCGCATCCCAGCTCCTGCGTGATGCCCGCATCACCCTGATCTATGAAGGCACCAACGGGATCCAGGCGCTCGACCTGGTCGGCCGCAAGCTGGCGATGAACGGCATGCGCCCGATCACCTCCTTCTTCGCCGAGCTCGACGCCTTTGTCGCCGAGGGCGGCAATGACGAGACCCAGCCCTTCATCAATGCGGTCGCCGAGACCAAGGGCAAGCTCAAGACGGCCACCGACTGGCTGATGAACAACGCCCTGAAGAATTTCGATCACGCCGGCGCCGGCAGCCATGACTATCTCAGCCTGATGGGCCTGACCTGCCTGACCTATATGTGGGCCAAGATGGCCAAGGTCGCCTCGGCCAAGATTGCTGCCGGTGACAGTGACCCGATCTACGCCAACAAGCTGGCGACCGGCCGCTACTTCCTGGACCGCTGGGTCCCGGAAGCCGCCATGCACCTGGCCAAGGTCGAGGCCGGTGCGGACTCGATGATGGCGCTGGAAGCGGAGGCCTTCTAGGCGCATGCTGTCTGGCGCAATCGCGCTTGCAATCTGGCGGGACCGCTCCGGCAAAAGAGAGCGGCCCGCCCTCTGATTTGGTTGATAAAGGGCATCCGCACCACTGCGGTCAGGCCCGTCACAAAGAACCGTCTGGGGAGGACGTTTCATGTTCCAGGATCCACTCAACATACCCCGTCCCGATTTCCTCCAGCGTGAGGATGTCCGGATGTTCGAGGACACGGTGCGCGCCTTCATGGCGAAGGAATGCGTGCCCAACGCCGCGAAATGGGAAAAGCAGGGCATGGTCGATCGCGAGATCTGGACCAAGGCCGGCGAGGCCGGAATTCTCTGCCCCTCGGTGCCCGAGGAATATGGCGGGGCCGGCGGCGACTGGGGCCATGAATACGTCTTCCACACCGCCGGGGCCGAGATTGGCGCCGCCGGCTGGGGCGTCGGTCTGCACAACTCCATCATCGCGCCCTACGTCACCCATTACGGCTCGGAAGAGCAGAAAAAATCCATCCTGCCGCGGATGATCTCCGGCGAGCTGATCGGCGCCATCGCCATGTCCGAACCGGGCACCGGCTCGGACCTGCAGAGCGTCAAGACGACGGCGGTCAAGGACGGCAATGGCTATCGCATCAACGGCCAGAAGACCTTCATCACCAATGGCGGCTCGGCCAATTTCATCATCGTGGTCGCCAAGACCGACCCGTCCAAGGGCTTTGATGGCGTCTCATTGCTGATGGTCGAGACCGACAAGGTCGAGGGCTTCCGCCGCGGCCGCCTTCTGGAAAAGGTCGGCATGAAGGCGCAGGATACCGCCGAGCTCTTCTTCGAGGATGTCTGGGTGCCCGCCGATGCGCTGCTCGGCCCGGAAGAAGGCCAGGGCTTCATCCAGCTGATGCAGCAATTGCCCCAGGAACGCCTGCAGATTGCCGTCCAGGGTGTCGGCGCCATGAAGCGCGCCCTGCACGAGACGATCGCCTACACCAAGGACCGCGAGGCTTTCG
This window contains:
- a CDS encoding acyl-CoA dehydrogenase C-terminal domain-containing protein; this translates as MTTPYRAPVRDQRFVLHDVLNITQYADLPGFADADADTIDAILEEGGKFCEGVLAPLSKVGDEEGCTRDADGNVKTPTGFKEAFKQMSEGGWTALSSDPTYGGQGLPHVLNLAFNEMVSSSNMAFGMYPGLTLGAAAALATGGSDEQKALYLPKMISCQWGGTMNLTEPHCGTDLGLLRTKAVPQADGSYKITGQKIWISSGEHDMAENIVHLVLARIEGAPEGVKGISLFVVPKHIPDENGDPGTRNSLKCGGLEHKMGIHGNATCVMDYDEATGWLVGDENKGLKIMFIMMNEARLGVGLQGYALAEAAYQQSLGFARDRLQGRSLTGPKNPDGPADPIIVHPDVRRMLMDQKSFVEASRCFALWTALQGDLEEKATDPAMREKAGDYMALLTPVVKGYLTGKGYDMVSSGLQIHGGSGFTEEWGASQLLRDARITLIYEGTNGIQALDLVGRKLAMNGMRPITSFFAELDAFVAEGGNDETQPFINAVAETKGKLKTATDWLMNNALKNFDHAGAGSHDYLSLMGLTCLTYMWAKMAKVASAKIAAGDSDPIYANKLATGRYFLDRWVPEAAMHLAKVEAGADSMMALEAEAF
- a CDS encoding sulfite exporter TauE/SafE family protein, giving the protein MQIYLPIAEISVNIFLLLGLGLGVGFLSGMFGVGGGFLMTPLLIFIGVPPAVAVSTGANQIVASSASAVFPHWRRKTLDLKMGVLLLIGGSTGSIAGVQLFALLRGLGQIDLIISLSYVGFLGIVGGLMMIESVRSILRSANPDKSAAKRPIRRRGWISRLPLKMRFPASGLYISVLPPIFIGFFVGTLVAIMGVAGGFIMVPAMIYMLRMPTNVVVGTSLFQILFVTALTTFLQAAQNHTVDIMLALLLTVGGVIGAQFGTRVGRNVKAEELRALLATLVVAVCLKMAWDLVVTPADLFVILPHGSGEGF
- a CDS encoding peptidoglycan-binding protein, whose translation is MSSLGGPWSVKGIDPRARARAKTAARREGLTLGDWLNRVILEDNDPASPHWDDALEAFPGFGGQPSLNEDEDKLLRAMVNRLSERIDSSEAMSSRTLGGIDKAITQLAEKITKTAERTNAQLDSARTSLERVQKSQDALGQRVQSLETNGSAGGASPETVKAVETTIMKLARRLYEHENDTAARVHEVDTDTKRLAETLEDRLARLENRADQFSTLNKTREDRTAETLSGLQTSTEMLKARIEGSERVTNDAARLLETSFTRLDDRLRQLETRNSSDTVELERRFERLTDDVARTIAETRNQVSQALSKAAAEPRVDRLEDALAKALDRIDTAERRQGDNMARLGEEITKLAGAIDRRLTESERRAADALRENQSEQKLDRRLDEVRQEQKDSMKRMGEEVSRLGRALGDRIVKSEERASTLVETATDRMAQMMDRLEQSGRDDSLEERLRQSEERTAQRIEDALAGVKDRMSAVRAETEQALSPVQRAMSALADRLEAIEGRGKPASDTPETEDETETKTDAKPATQADAADAIDFDTPLSPPPQAETPSGGFAIDGDDPFLTETAAAKPVAAAQPAPVASPILRDQAAHAAVQPRPAAQPQARGPVPQPAQPARPQRMGATADADFLAAARERTRAGLPGQTSEAAQRPAPQSKLGRGLLYTLPVIALVMLSGAGALLIWEAWQGDGERVAADAQAERNFIAQVEADLSGTTTAPAGAGTTARPQTPAMAEVARGAASQTPASPDTAQLAQTRAPADATRAPANQVADSTGTSLPAETGAAPSSASPRERASDRASERASERSGASRAVTLESAAADGNPVARYQLGLRALENGDAATAAILLRRAAEQGVPAAQYRYGKLLETGEGVEINLEDARRWTERAANAGHRRAMHNLGVMYYYGTGVAQDMETAARWFQEASLLGLRDSQFNLALLYETGDGVPLSLPDAYAWFTIAASDSDPTATERAATLAEMIEPAALEAAQSTAASFTPRPLDGEANGLYADLPWERVATTDPAMVRRAQGFLSVLGYGPGPIDGEIGGRTRDAIMQFEADQGLPRTGRVDAVLVERLERAAAG
- a CDS encoding TIGR02186 family protein; this encodes MITALLLALSLQTQPQIATEAPGIVAALTQETVEIREDFAGAELVLYGATRGLTIRDEIVVVLRGPGRDLRVMRKARNFGIWVNSAPLEFDDVPSYYAIATSLPLDTISGPEELARSGVGLDAMLQANAAAMVPSWVLSGALASDDTDARASDAGDAEDPIPEMIREDEVSAYLNAIARAGRRDNVFAEAQRGVEILDGGLFRATIALPPLTPIGNYVAEVYLFRDGRPIASRSTSLRVEKAGLERFVYEFANNMPALYGLFCVLIAMIAGYLANLAFNRR
- a CDS encoding DUF3429 domain-containing protein; the encoded protein is MSTHDTIPRSPLWLGLAGWIPFWIPVALTVQAALTGRSPAAEGGLYTVYAAIILGFLGGVRWGRGLAPDGTGSGGLYVLSILPSLVGLGAAFLYWAGQPEIAFATVFAGLILHWRWDSLAVRREILPAWYGRLRSILTLGAGLSALAMLGIYPVAAG
- the pdeM gene encoding ligase-associated DNA damage response endonuclease PdeM, yielding MTDTLTDHAFQLAGETAIADADGVLVLPDQRALIVSDLHFEKGSSFGIGGQMLPPYDTRTTLRRLATALSRHRPRTVIALGDSFHDRHADSRMDGADVERLTDLVDSVNCWVWIEGNHDPAPPPHFGGEVRQTLALGTLLLRHEPTEGPAPGEIAGHLHPCAKVRGKGRSVRARCFATDGTRLIMPAFGAYTGGLNVCDPAFARCFGQIPDALVMGRSRIYPVAARSCVPDGR
- a CDS encoding MerR family transcriptional regulator gives rise to the protein MIKPVAPDAEFTIRELAHEFDITPRTLRFYEQKGMINPLRRGASRVYTAEDRARVELILRGKRVGFALDEIKEILDLQAIDRGGRERLGPAIKRFEHRITVLQQQREDVERALAELTAGLDWMRERLEDRTPPDDVRRRARAFEALAAAHLEDWSGLSPG